A stretch of Vigna angularis cultivar LongXiaoDou No.4 chromosome 4, ASM1680809v1, whole genome shotgun sequence DNA encodes these proteins:
- the LOC108331749 gene encoding auxin-responsive protein IAA9 isoform X1, translating into MSPPLLGIGEEEGKSNVTMLVSSSTTMESVCLKTLELKERNYMGLSDCSSVDSSVPSFSEETKSNLNLKATELRLGLPGSQSPERDSDFCLRSSTQFDEKPLFPLRPLTDDHHSSTKTAVLGNKRGFSDAMNGFSEGKFLIDSENNPILSPRPGSNLGLNPGSTLEKAGAQQIKMKEAATAKEPHSANETRPSINCSANNSNSAPATKAQVVGWPPIRSFRKNSLATNSKNNEEVDEKVGGGALFVKVSMDGAPYLRKVDLNNYSTYPELSSALEKMFSCFTIICLDPVTACFGMITGQCGSHGILGREMLNETKLKDLLHGSEYVLTYEDKDGDWMLVGDVPWEMFIETCKRLRIMKSSDAIGLAPRAVEKSKSRT; encoded by the exons ATGTCTCCACCATTGCTGGGCATAGGAGAGGAGGAGGGTAAAAGCAATGTCACTATGTTGGTTTCCTCATCAACCACCATGGAAAGTGTGTGCCTGAAGACCTTAGAATTGAAAGAACGCAACTACATGGGGTTATCTGATTGTTCTTCTGTAGACAGCTCAGTTCCGTCTTTCTCAGAAGAGACTAAAAGTAATCTGAACCTGAAAGCCACCGAGCTCAGGCTTGGGCTTCCGGGATCACAGTCCCCTGAAAGAGATTCCGATTTTTGCTTAAGAAGCTCAACTCAATTTGATGAAAAACCCTTGTTTCCTTTGCGTCCTCTCACTGACGATCACCATTCTTCAACCAAGACTGCTGTTTTGGGAAACAAGAGAGGGTTTTCAGATGCCATGAATGGCTTCTCGGAG GGGAAGTTCCTAATTGATTCTGAGAACAATCCTATACTATCTCCGAGGCCCGGTTCTAACTTGGGATTAAACCCTGGTTCTACACTTGAGAAGGCTGGGGCTCAGcaaatcaaaatgaaagaagCAGCAACAGCAAAGGAGCCTCATTCTGCCAATGAAACTAGACCAAGTATTAATTGTTCTGCAAATAACAGTAACAGTGCACCAGCTACCAA GGCTCAGGTTGTGGGGTGGCCCCCTATAAGATCATTCAGGAAGAATTCATTGGCAACTAATTCAAAGAACAatgaagaagttgatgaaaaaGTAGGGGGTGGTGCACTGTTCGTCAAAGTCAGTATGGATGGTGCTCCCTATTTAAGGAAAGTGGACTTGAATAATTACTCTACATATCCAGAATTATCTTCTGCTCTTGAGAAGATGTTCAGCTGTTTTACCATAA TCTGCTTGGATCCAGTTACTGCTTGTTTTGGTATGATAACAGGTCAGTGTGGATCTCATGGAATTCTGGGCAGGGAAATGCTGAATGAAACCAAGCTGAAGGACCTTCTTCATGGATCAGAATATGTTCTTACATATGAGGACAAAGATGGAGATTGGATGCTTGTGGGTGATGTTCCCTGGGA GATGTTTATTGAAACATGCAAGAGGTTGAGGATCATGAAGAGTTCCGATGCCATTGGTTTAG CTCCCAGGGCTGTTGAAAAAAGCAAAAGCAGGACCTAG
- the LOC108331749 gene encoding auxin-responsive protein IAA9 isoform X2, with protein sequence MSPPLLGIGEEEGKSNVTMLVSSSTTMESVCLKTLELKERNYMGLSDCSSVDSSVPSFSEETKSNLNLKATELRLGLPGSQSPERDSDFCLRSSTQFDEKPLFPLRPLTDDHHSSTKTAVLGNKRGFSDAMNGFSEGKFLIDSENNPILSPRPGSNLGLNPGSTLEKAGAQQIKMKEAATAKEPHSANETRPSINCSANNSNSAPATKAQVVGWPPIRSFRKNSLATNSKNNEEVDEKVGGGALFVKVSMDGAPYLRKVDLNNYSTYPELSSALEKMFSCFTISQCGSHGILGREMLNETKLKDLLHGSEYVLTYEDKDGDWMLVGDVPWEMFIETCKRLRIMKSSDAIGLAPRAVEKSKSRT encoded by the exons ATGTCTCCACCATTGCTGGGCATAGGAGAGGAGGAGGGTAAAAGCAATGTCACTATGTTGGTTTCCTCATCAACCACCATGGAAAGTGTGTGCCTGAAGACCTTAGAATTGAAAGAACGCAACTACATGGGGTTATCTGATTGTTCTTCTGTAGACAGCTCAGTTCCGTCTTTCTCAGAAGAGACTAAAAGTAATCTGAACCTGAAAGCCACCGAGCTCAGGCTTGGGCTTCCGGGATCACAGTCCCCTGAAAGAGATTCCGATTTTTGCTTAAGAAGCTCAACTCAATTTGATGAAAAACCCTTGTTTCCTTTGCGTCCTCTCACTGACGATCACCATTCTTCAACCAAGACTGCTGTTTTGGGAAACAAGAGAGGGTTTTCAGATGCCATGAATGGCTTCTCGGAG GGGAAGTTCCTAATTGATTCTGAGAACAATCCTATACTATCTCCGAGGCCCGGTTCTAACTTGGGATTAAACCCTGGTTCTACACTTGAGAAGGCTGGGGCTCAGcaaatcaaaatgaaagaagCAGCAACAGCAAAGGAGCCTCATTCTGCCAATGAAACTAGACCAAGTATTAATTGTTCTGCAAATAACAGTAACAGTGCACCAGCTACCAA GGCTCAGGTTGTGGGGTGGCCCCCTATAAGATCATTCAGGAAGAATTCATTGGCAACTAATTCAAAGAACAatgaagaagttgatgaaaaaGTAGGGGGTGGTGCACTGTTCGTCAAAGTCAGTATGGATGGTGCTCCCTATTTAAGGAAAGTGGACTTGAATAATTACTCTACATATCCAGAATTATCTTCTGCTCTTGAGAAGATGTTCAGCTGTTTTACCATAA GTCAGTGTGGATCTCATGGAATTCTGGGCAGGGAAATGCTGAATGAAACCAAGCTGAAGGACCTTCTTCATGGATCAGAATATGTTCTTACATATGAGGACAAAGATGGAGATTGGATGCTTGTGGGTGATGTTCCCTGGGA GATGTTTATTGAAACATGCAAGAGGTTGAGGATCATGAAGAGTTCCGATGCCATTGGTTTAG CTCCCAGGGCTGTTGAAAAAAGCAAAAGCAGGACCTAG